One window of Paenibacillus albicereus genomic DNA carries:
- a CDS encoding NAD-dependent epimerase/dehydratase family protein: protein MSRMVRRHRWRERVKAMNVLVLGGTRFMGKHLVDELLREGHAVTVGSTSRTEVRYDREPEKLRLDRENAGSMLEAVQGRSWDVVYDMIGYSPDDARLACEAFAGRTRRFVFISSLSVYEPAEKAQAETDWLPYGYPATGTDRSSLGYAEGKRQSEAVLAGAEGMETIFVRPPFVIGEDDYTRRLHWHVDRIANGLEIGLPAPEARVQFIRSDEAGRFLGWLKTAPLSGPVNACSAGSIPLRELLELIGEATGRTPRITASVTDENASPYGVTGSWYMDHGKAEAAGYRFERLMDWLPGFVGRLAASRPRD, encoded by the coding sequence ATGTCGCGAATGGTAAGGAGGCATCGCTGGAGAGAAAGGGTGAAGGCAATGAACGTGCTTGTACTTGGCGGGACGAGATTCATGGGTAAGCACCTGGTCGACGAGCTGCTGCGGGAGGGCCACGCGGTGACCGTCGGCTCCACAAGCAGGACGGAGGTCCGGTATGACCGCGAGCCGGAGAAGCTGAGGTTGGACCGGGAGAATGCCGGATCGATGCTGGAGGCCGTGCAGGGCCGGAGCTGGGATGTCGTGTACGATATGATCGGCTACTCTCCCGATGATGCGAGGCTGGCTTGCGAGGCATTCGCGGGACGGACGCGGCGCTTCGTCTTCATCTCCTCGCTGTCCGTTTACGAGCCGGCCGAAAAGGCGCAGGCGGAGACGGACTGGCTCCCTTACGGTTATCCCGCAACCGGGACGGACCGCTCCTCTCTCGGCTATGCCGAAGGCAAAAGGCAGTCGGAGGCCGTGCTGGCGGGAGCCGAGGGCATGGAGACGATTTTCGTACGCCCGCCTTTTGTCATCGGGGAGGACGACTATACCCGTCGGCTCCACTGGCATGTCGATCGGATCGCGAACGGACTTGAAATCGGCCTGCCGGCGCCGGAAGCGCGCGTGCAGTTCATCCGCTCCGACGAGGCGGGGCGATTCCTTGGCTGGCTGAAGACCGCGCCCCTGTCGGGTCCGGTGAACGCCTGCTCCGCGGGAAGCATCCCGCTGCGGGAGCTCTTGGAGCTCATCGGCGAGGCGACGGGCAGAACGCCGAGAATCACGGCTTCCGTCACGGATGAGAATGCATCTCCTTACGGGGTGACGGGATCCTGGTACATGGATCATGGGAAAGCCGAAGCGGCGGGGTACCGGTTCGAGAGGCTCATGGACTGGCTGCCGGGATTCGTCGGGCGTCTGGCCGCATCTCGGCCACGGGACTGA